In Streptomyces durocortorensis, a genomic segment contains:
- a CDS encoding ABC transporter ATP-binding protein, whose amino-acid sequence MSLLELDGVKVHFPVKKGLFFDRTVGHVYAVDGVSLSVEAGQTYGLVGESGCGKTTLGRAVLRLNDITEGGVVFDGTDLAKLPSEEMRAFRRRLQMVFQDPLGSLNPRQNIESILAEGMAAHGIGKDQAERREKIKDILAKVGLPANAMSRYPHEFSGGQRQRIGIARALVLEPDVIICDEPVSALDVSVQAQVINLLEELQESLGLTYLVIAHDLAVVRHISDVIGVMYLGGLVEEAPSDALYAKPRHPYTKALMSAVPVPDPEVEDRRERILLLGDLPSPANPPAGCRFHTRCPWVQETKCATERPPLLDTGDGHKVACHFTAEIEAGTVKRNPATGTDAVTAGEAVAAGVSEGDVPAGSAEKPAPVPAQSDAGGAERAEGSPTS is encoded by the coding sequence ATGAGCCTTCTCGAACTGGACGGCGTCAAAGTCCACTTCCCGGTCAAGAAGGGCCTCTTCTTCGACCGTACGGTGGGCCACGTCTACGCGGTCGACGGCGTCTCGCTGAGCGTCGAGGCCGGTCAGACCTACGGGCTGGTCGGCGAGTCCGGCTGCGGCAAGACGACGCTCGGCCGGGCGGTGCTGCGGCTGAACGACATCACCGAGGGCGGGGTCGTCTTCGACGGCACCGACCTGGCGAAGCTGCCGTCCGAGGAGATGCGCGCCTTCCGCCGCCGCCTCCAGATGGTCTTCCAGGACCCGCTGGGCAGCCTCAACCCCCGGCAGAACATCGAGTCGATCCTGGCCGAGGGCATGGCCGCCCACGGCATCGGCAAGGACCAGGCCGAGCGCCGGGAGAAGATCAAGGACATCCTCGCCAAGGTCGGCCTGCCGGCCAACGCGATGTCCCGCTACCCGCACGAGTTCTCCGGCGGCCAGCGCCAGCGCATCGGCATCGCCCGCGCCCTGGTGCTGGAGCCGGACGTGATCATCTGCGACGAACCGGTGTCCGCGCTGGACGTGTCGGTGCAGGCACAGGTGATCAACCTGCTGGAGGAGCTCCAGGAGTCCCTCGGCCTGACCTACCTGGTCATCGCGCACGACCTCGCCGTGGTCCGGCACATCTCGGACGTCATCGGGGTGATGTACCTCGGCGGGCTCGTCGAGGAGGCCCCGAGCGACGCCCTGTACGCGAAGCCCCGGCACCCGTACACCAAGGCGCTGATGTCGGCCGTCCCGGTGCCCGACCCCGAGGTCGAGGACCGCCGCGAGCGCATCCTTCTCCTCGGGGACCTGCCCTCCCCGGCGAACCCGCCGGCCGGCTGCCGCTTCCACACCCGCTGCCCGTGGGTGCAGGAGACCAAGTGCGCCACGGAGCGCCCGCCGCTGCTGGACACCGGCGACGGGCACAAGGTGGCCTGTCACTTCACGGCCGAGATCGAGGCCGGAACGGTGAAGCGGAATCCGGCGACCGGGACCGATGCGGTCACCGCCGGGGAAGCGGTGGCGGCGGGGGTCTCGGAGGGGGATGTCCCCGCGGGCTCCGCCGAGAAGCCCGCGCCCGTGCCGGCCCAGTCCGACGCGGGAGGGGCCGAACGGGCGGAGGGCAGCCCCACCTCCTAG
- a CDS encoding trimeric intracellular cation channel family protein — MLTELFTPSVLHTLDIAGIFVFAISGALLAVRKNFDVFGIAVLAEVTALGGGLFRDVMIGAIPPAAFTDLGYFITPLFAAGLVFFLHPHVERIQVGVMVFDAAGLGLFCVTGTVKAYEYGLGLTASAALGLATAVGGGVLRDVLANEVPSLLRWDRDLYAVPAIVGATMVVLCIRFDTLNAFTSGMAVIAAFVLRLLALRFHWRAPRAYNRSSARAEEA; from the coding sequence GTGCTCACCGAACTGTTCACGCCCTCCGTCCTGCATACGCTCGACATCGCCGGGATCTTCGTCTTCGCGATCTCGGGCGCCCTGCTCGCCGTACGCAAGAACTTCGATGTCTTCGGCATCGCGGTCCTCGCCGAGGTGACAGCGCTGGGCGGAGGGCTGTTCCGTGACGTGATGATCGGCGCGATCCCGCCCGCCGCCTTCACCGACCTCGGCTACTTCATCACCCCGCTGTTCGCCGCGGGCCTGGTCTTCTTCCTCCATCCGCACGTGGAGCGCATCCAGGTCGGCGTCATGGTCTTCGACGCGGCCGGGCTCGGCCTGTTCTGCGTGACCGGCACGGTCAAGGCGTACGAGTACGGCCTCGGGCTCACCGCGTCGGCCGCGCTGGGCCTGGCCACCGCGGTCGGCGGCGGTGTGCTGCGCGATGTGCTGGCCAACGAGGTGCCCTCGCTGCTGCGCTGGGACCGCGACCTGTACGCGGTGCCCGCGATCGTCGGCGCGACCATGGTCGTCCTGTGCATCCGCTTCGACACCCTCAACGCCTTCACCAGCGGCATGGCCGTGATCGCCGCGTTCGTTCTGCGACTGCTGGCGCTGCGCTTCCACTGGCGGGCGCCGCGTGCGTACAACCGCTCCTCCGCACGGGCGGAGGAGGCCTGA
- a CDS encoding thioesterase family protein, with amino-acid sequence MAQAATEAAQTARATIGDSEFDRDTAVTLREEGVYDAELSAGWTIIQAVNGGYLLALLGRALGQALPHPDPFSVSAHYLTASVPGPAVIRTQTVRTGRTLSTGQASLFQYAEDGSEIERIRVLATYGDLDTLSGDVRTTALPPAMPDRDHCLGPSDGAPRIPGSSAITERLDIKLDPATVGWAVGAPSGKGEMRGWFGLADGRDPDPLSLLLTVDALPPTSFELGLSGWTPTVELTTHVRCRPAPGPLRVSIATRNLAGGFLEEDAEVWDSADRLVAQSRQLAKAPRTA; translated from the coding sequence ATGGCACAGGCAGCGACAGAGGCGGCGCAGACCGCCCGGGCAACCATCGGCGACAGCGAGTTCGACCGGGACACCGCGGTCACCCTGCGCGAGGAGGGTGTCTACGACGCCGAGCTCTCCGCGGGCTGGACCATCATCCAGGCCGTCAACGGCGGCTATCTGCTGGCCCTGCTCGGCCGCGCCCTCGGCCAGGCCCTGCCGCACCCCGACCCGTTCTCGGTCTCCGCGCACTACCTCACCGCCTCCGTCCCCGGCCCCGCCGTCATCCGGACCCAGACCGTCCGTACCGGCCGCACCCTCTCCACCGGACAGGCCTCCCTCTTCCAGTACGCCGAGGACGGCAGCGAGATCGAGCGCATCCGGGTCCTGGCCACCTACGGCGACCTCGACACGCTCTCCGGCGACGTCCGTACGACGGCGCTCCCGCCCGCCATGCCCGACCGGGACCACTGCCTCGGCCCGAGCGACGGGGCGCCCCGGATTCCCGGCAGCTCCGCCATCACCGAGCGCCTCGACATCAAGCTCGACCCGGCCACCGTCGGCTGGGCGGTCGGCGCCCCGTCCGGCAAGGGCGAGATGCGCGGCTGGTTCGGCCTGGCCGACGGCCGCGACCCGGACCCGCTCTCGCTCCTGCTCACCGTGGACGCCCTGCCTCCGACCTCGTTCGAGCTGGGCCTGAGCGGCTGGACGCCCACCGTCGAGCTGACCACCCACGTCCGCTGCCGCCCGGCCCCGGGCCCGCTGCGCGTCTCCATCGCCACGCGCAACCTCGCGGGCGGCTTCCTGGAGGAGGACGCGGAGGTCTGGGACAGCGCGGACCGGCTCGTCGCCCAGTCCCGTCAGCTCGCCAAGGCCCCGCGCACGGCATAG
- a CDS encoding TetR family transcriptional regulator, translating to MSHTAGIRQTQKLRTRQALLDAALVLLEHQSLSSLGLREVTRAAGVTPTAFYRHFEDTAALGVALVEETLGSLHGLIGAVLAETGDSEERLDRSVEVIARHVGAQPAHFRFIAREQHGGVGPVRAAIAAQLLRFAEEVAWALGQEPEAAGWSEEDLLMLGGLYVDHMVITASALLEAGPAREREVIRVARRRLRLVTIGRAHWLDEGWTNGVGRA from the coding sequence ATGAGTCACACCGCCGGAATCCGCCAGACCCAGAAACTCAGAACGCGCCAGGCCCTCCTGGACGCGGCGCTCGTGCTGCTGGAGCACCAGAGCCTGAGCAGCCTGGGGCTGAGGGAGGTCACCCGGGCCGCCGGGGTCACCCCGACGGCCTTCTACCGGCACTTCGAGGACACCGCCGCGCTCGGCGTCGCCCTGGTCGAGGAGACCCTGGGCAGCCTGCACGGGCTGATCGGCGCGGTCCTCGCGGAGACGGGCGACAGCGAGGAGCGGCTGGACCGCAGCGTGGAGGTGATCGCACGCCACGTCGGCGCGCAGCCCGCCCACTTCCGCTTCATCGCCCGCGAGCAGCACGGCGGCGTGGGCCCGGTCCGCGCGGCCATCGCCGCCCAGCTGCTGCGGTTCGCGGAGGAGGTGGCATGGGCGCTCGGCCAGGAGCCGGAGGCGGCCGGGTGGAGCGAGGAGGACCTGCTGATGCTGGGCGGCCTCTATGTGGACCACATGGTGATCACCGCGTCGGCCCTGCTGGAAGCCGGACCGGCGCGCGAGCGGGAGGTCATACGGGTGGCCCGGCGGCGGCTGCGGCTGGTCACGATCGGCCGCGCGCACTGGCTCGACGAGGGGTGGACGAACGGCGTCGGCCGCGCTTGA
- a CDS encoding ABC transporter permease, producing MLRLVVRRLLQLIPTLLGLSVLLFLWLNRLPGGPATAILGERATEAEVARINRALGLDEPVHVQYWRFLKRIFELDLGTSTQTGQPVWDEFTRAFPATVELSLAAILIAVVVGIPMGYLAAKHRGGWLDVASVSGSLLGICIPVFFLAVLLRGIFSVNLGWFPSQGRLDAGINATDVTGFAVLDGLLTGEFDASWDAIMHLVLPAVALASIPLAVIVRMTRASVLEVLGEDYIRTAESKGLDKGTVRGRHVLRNALLPVITAVGLLTGSLLSGAVLTESVFDFGGLGSFIRTAIDGRDYPVLVGFILFIAMVYVFINLLVDLAYSIIDPRVRVH from the coding sequence GTGCTGCGACTCGTCGTAAGAAGACTTCTCCAGCTCATTCCCACCCTGCTCGGCCTGTCGGTTCTGCTGTTCCTCTGGCTGAACCGACTGCCCGGCGGGCCCGCCACAGCGATCCTGGGCGAGCGGGCCACCGAAGCCGAAGTGGCGAGAATCAACCGCGCACTCGGGCTCGACGAGCCGGTGCACGTCCAGTACTGGCGCTTCCTCAAGCGCATCTTCGAGCTCGACCTCGGAACCTCCACCCAGACCGGGCAGCCGGTGTGGGACGAATTCACCCGCGCCTTCCCCGCCACCGTGGAGCTGAGCCTCGCGGCGATCCTGATCGCCGTCGTCGTGGGCATTCCGATGGGCTACCTCGCGGCCAAGCACCGCGGGGGCTGGCTGGACGTGGCCTCCGTCTCCGGATCACTGCTCGGCATCTGCATCCCGGTCTTCTTCCTGGCCGTGCTGCTGCGCGGGATCTTCTCCGTGAACCTGGGCTGGTTCCCGAGCCAGGGCCGGCTCGACGCCGGAATCAACGCCACCGACGTGACCGGATTCGCCGTCCTGGACGGTCTGTTGACTGGTGAGTTCGACGCGAGCTGGGACGCGATCATGCACCTGGTCCTGCCCGCCGTCGCCCTGGCCTCCATCCCGCTCGCCGTCATCGTCCGGATGACCCGCGCCAGCGTCCTGGAGGTGCTCGGCGAGGACTACATCCGCACCGCCGAGTCCAAGGGCCTGGACAAGGGGACCGTGCGCGGCCGCCATGTGCTCCGCAACGCGCTGCTGCCGGTGATCACCGCGGTCGGCCTGCTGACCGGCAGCCTGCTCTCCGGCGCGGTGCTCACCGAGTCCGTCTTCGACTTCGGCGGCCTCGGCTCCTTCATCCGTACCGCGATCGACGGCCGTGACTACCCGGTCCTCGTCGGGTTCATTCTCTTCATCGCGATGGTGTACGTGTTCATCAACCTTCTGGTCGACCTCGCGTACAGCATCATCGACCCGAGAGTGCGGGTGCACTGA
- a CDS encoding ABC transporter permease — protein sequence MTILTNKADKIDRLAELTQSSETVTGTSLWREAFRRMRSSKMAIIGAAIIGVFVLVAVVGPLLAPHGPTAQNWRSEVFPNQGKFIGMRGENWFGLDHLGRDMFSRWLVGARQTLLVGVVSMLIGLVVGALVGVLSGAAATLGGKVGQRVDTVVMRFTDIMLSLPSLLLAVSIAAVLGQSLTTVMIAVGVVQIPIFARLLRGSMLVQGGADYVLAAKAVGIRRKRIVLTQILPNSLSPVIVQATLSLATAIIEAAALSYLGLGNPDPAVPEWGVMLAQAQRFFDNDPMMAAYPAIGIIITALGFTLLGEALREALDPKLRG from the coding sequence GTGACGATCCTGACCAACAAAGCAGACAAGATCGACCGCCTCGCGGAGCTGACCCAGAGCTCGGAGACGGTCACCGGAACCAGCCTGTGGCGCGAGGCGTTCCGCCGGATGCGCTCCAGCAAGATGGCGATCATCGGCGCGGCGATCATCGGCGTGTTCGTCCTCGTCGCCGTCGTCGGACCGTTGCTGGCCCCGCACGGGCCCACCGCGCAGAACTGGCGCAGCGAGGTCTTCCCGAACCAGGGCAAGTTCATCGGCATGCGCGGCGAGAACTGGTTCGGCCTGGACCACCTGGGCCGCGACATGTTCTCCCGCTGGCTCGTCGGGGCCCGGCAGACGCTGCTCGTCGGTGTGGTCTCCATGCTCATCGGCCTGGTCGTCGGCGCTCTGGTCGGTGTGCTCTCCGGGGCCGCCGCCACCCTCGGCGGCAAGGTCGGCCAGCGCGTCGACACCGTGGTCATGCGCTTCACCGACATCATGCTGTCGCTGCCGTCCCTGCTGCTGGCGGTCTCCATCGCCGCGGTCCTCGGCCAGTCGCTGACCACCGTGATGATCGCCGTCGGTGTCGTCCAGATCCCCATCTTCGCCCGCCTGCTGCGCGGTTCGATGCTGGTGCAGGGCGGCGCGGACTACGTGCTCGCCGCGAAGGCGGTCGGCATCCGGCGCAAGCGGATCGTGCTCACCCAGATCCTGCCGAACTCGCTGAGCCCGGTGATCGTCCAGGCCACCCTGAGCCTCGCCACGGCGATCATCGAGGCCGCGGCCCTGTCCTACCTGGGCCTCGGCAACCCCGACCCGGCCGTTCCCGAGTGGGGCGTGATGCTCGCCCAGGCGCAGCGCTTCTTCGACAACGACCCGATGATGGCGGCCTACCCGGCCATCGGGATCATCATCACCGCTCTCGGCTTCACCCTGCTCGGCGAGGCACTGCGCGAAGCCCTCGACCCGAAGTTGCGAGGCTGA
- a CDS encoding cysteine desulfurase family protein, with translation MAYLDHAATTPMLPEAIEAMTAQLSVTGNASSLHAAGRRARRTVEESREALADALGARPSEVVLTSGGTEADNLAVKGLYWSRRDADPRRTRVLTGPVEHHAVLDAVDWLAEHEGATVDHLPVDRYGRVHPDDLREAILRNPDDIAMITVMWANNEIGTIMPVRELAAVAAEFSIPMHADAVQAFGQLEVDFARSGLAAMTVSGHKIGGPFGIGALLLGRDHTPVPVLHGGGQERHVRSGTLDVPAVASFAVAGRLAAERREHFARRVGGLRDDLVAAVRHAVPDAVLGGDPDPAGRLPANAHFSFPGCEGDSLLLLLDAQGIECSTGSACTAGIAQPSHVLLATGTDPDLARGTLRFSLGHTSTEDDVKALAQAIGPAVERARTAGLS, from the coding sequence ATGGCTTACCTCGACCACGCCGCGACCACGCCGATGCTTCCCGAAGCGATCGAGGCGATGACCGCCCAGCTGTCCGTCACCGGTAACGCGTCCTCGCTGCACGCCGCCGGACGCCGGGCCCGCCGTACCGTCGAGGAGTCCAGAGAAGCCCTCGCCGACGCCCTCGGCGCACGCCCCAGCGAGGTGGTCCTCACCTCCGGCGGCACGGAGGCCGACAACCTCGCCGTCAAGGGCCTCTACTGGTCCCGCCGCGACGCCGACCCCCGCCGCACCCGGGTCCTCACAGGTCCCGTCGAACACCACGCCGTCCTGGACGCCGTCGACTGGCTCGCCGAGCACGAGGGCGCGACCGTCGACCATCTCCCCGTCGACCGCTACGGCCGGGTCCACCCCGACGACCTCCGCGAGGCGATCCTCCGCAACCCCGACGACATCGCGATGATCACCGTGATGTGGGCCAACAACGAGATCGGCACGATCATGCCGGTACGTGAACTGGCCGCGGTGGCGGCGGAGTTCTCCATCCCCATGCACGCCGACGCGGTCCAGGCCTTCGGTCAGCTGGAGGTCGACTTCGCCCGCTCCGGACTGGCCGCGATGACGGTCAGCGGTCACAAGATCGGCGGCCCGTTCGGCATCGGCGCGCTGCTGCTGGGCCGCGACCACACCCCCGTACCCGTTCTCCACGGCGGCGGCCAGGAGCGCCATGTGCGCTCGGGCACCCTGGACGTGCCCGCCGTCGCCTCCTTCGCCGTGGCCGGACGGCTGGCCGCCGAGCGACGCGAACACTTCGCCCGGCGCGTCGGCGGACTGCGCGACGACCTCGTCGCCGCCGTGCGCCACGCCGTCCCGGACGCCGTCCTCGGCGGCGACCCGGACCCGGCCGGGCGGCTCCCCGCCAACGCCCACTTCAGCTTCCCCGGCTGCGAGGGCGACTCGCTCCTGCTGCTGCTGGACGCCCAGGGCATCGAGTGCTCCACCGGATCGGCCTGCACCGCCGGGATCGCCCAGCCCAGCCACGTACTCCTGGCCACCGGCACGGACCCGGACCTGGCCCGGGGGACTCTGCGCTTCTCGCTCGGCCACACCTCGACCGAGGACGACGTCAAGGCGCTGGCCCAGGCGATCGGCCCGGCGGTGGAGCGGGCGCGGACGGCCGGGCTCAGCTGA
- a CDS encoding ABC transporter ATP-binding protein has translation MSLLSVEELSVTFTARGRKDATAVDGVSFEVDQGQVVGLVGESGCGKSVTSLALMGLLPRKGVRVGGRAEFDGRNLLTMSERNLRDLRGSQLAMIFQDPLSSLNPVVPIGIQVTEILQRHRGLKGEKARKEAASLLDRVGIPDPARRLKEYPHQLSGGMRQRALIAMAVACAPRLLIADEPTTALDVTIQAQILELLKELVDQEGTALLMITHDLGVVAGLCDEVNVLYAGRAVESAARRELFAHPTHPYAHGLLGSIPRLDAPRGEPLHPIRGSINDKIAWADGCAFAPRCDHYTMECLTGTPELTEPRTAGHQVRCVNPVLPKAEVPA, from the coding sequence ATGTCACTGCTCTCCGTTGAGGAACTCAGCGTTACCTTCACCGCCCGTGGCCGCAAGGACGCCACGGCCGTGGACGGCGTCTCCTTCGAGGTCGACCAGGGCCAGGTCGTGGGCCTGGTCGGCGAGTCGGGCTGCGGCAAGTCCGTCACCTCGCTCGCCCTGATGGGGCTGCTGCCCCGCAAGGGCGTACGGGTCGGCGGCCGTGCCGAGTTCGACGGCCGGAACCTGCTGACCATGAGCGAGCGGAACCTGCGCGACCTGCGCGGCAGCCAGCTCGCGATGATCTTCCAGGACCCGTTGTCCTCGCTGAACCCGGTCGTCCCCATCGGCATCCAGGTCACCGAGATCCTCCAGCGCCACCGCGGGCTGAAGGGTGAGAAGGCCCGGAAGGAAGCCGCGTCCCTGCTCGACCGGGTCGGTATCCCGGACCCGGCGCGGCGGCTCAAGGAGTACCCGCACCAGCTCTCCGGCGGTATGCGCCAGCGCGCGCTGATCGCCATGGCGGTGGCCTGCGCGCCCCGCCTGCTGATCGCCGACGAGCCGACGACCGCCCTGGACGTCACCATCCAGGCGCAGATCCTGGAGCTTCTGAAGGAGCTGGTCGACCAGGAGGGCACCGCCCTCCTGATGATCACCCACGACCTGGGTGTCGTCGCCGGGCTCTGCGACGAGGTCAACGTCCTCTACGCCGGACGGGCGGTGGAATCGGCGGCCCGTCGCGAACTGTTCGCCCACCCCACCCACCCGTACGCGCACGGGCTGCTCGGCTCCATCCCGCGCCTGGACGCGCCGCGCGGCGAGCCGCTGCACCCGATCCGCGGGTCCATCAACGACAAGATCGCCTGGGCCGACGGCTGCGCGTTCGCACCCCGGTGCGACCACTACACGATGGAGTGCCTGACCGGCACCCCCGAACTGACCGAACCACGCACGGCCGGACACCAGGTGCGCTGCGTCAACCCGGTCCTGCCCAAGGCGGAGGTCCCGGCATGA